The following is a genomic window from Spirosoma foliorum.
CATTAATAGAAAGTGGATCTTTGATAGTAGCATTTGCCGATGCGGGTAGTAAATCACTCCATTCCCACTCAATGTGTCCCGTCACCGAATTGAGACTTACTAGGTAGCGATTATTATCCCTATTTGCACCAACTAAAAAATTACCACGGCTATCAGTTACCTGAGCTTCAGAAACGACTTCAACTAAAGCCCCATTATTTGACAAGGACGTTTTCCACAACTGGGGTAGTTTGATAACCACCCCAGTTGAGTCGAAAACCGAGTCTTCTTGCTTGTGGCAGGAAAAAACGCCCAGAAAGAGAGAGCCGAGAACAAACAAAGACTTGATCATACCGTTAAGGCGTCTGAAAAAATCCGCCGTGATTCCCATTAAATATCTCATTGTAAATATCGCGCATACGCGGGTGCTTTTTCATCTCCAAATGGTTGACACCACGCGCTTCAATAGTTGACGCTCCAGTTGACCAACTGGAATTATACCCCGTCTGTGAAGGCGCTTTAATAAAAGCATCACTTTGTCCATTGACGGACGCATAGTAGGTATAACAGTTCTGGTACGTATTCTGATTCTGACAGTTAATATACTGTTCATAAGTAGCTTGCGTGCCTGCATATTGATTCATGCAATTGTTAAATCCCTGCCAGTTGATATCCATCGAACACACGGTTTTAGTCGATGGGATATCGGAACCAATCAAATGATTCCAATTGCGTTCTGAATCGTAACGCCACCAGTTCATACCCTGTGACCACCCTTCCCCCACCCAAGCGGGGTAAATTGCGGCAATCCCGAACGTGAATATACCACTTGTCACAGCAATCCCGTAATTTATCCACATGGCCGCCTCATACACATCGCCCGCGGTACGGACAATACTTACAAATTGGTCATCATCACCATTGCCAATCGCCTGGGAGGCCAAACGCCATGGCGTTGGACCGTCCTCGTTGCCGTAAATATGAATTTTGGCCGTTGATGTTTGCTGATTACGAATCCCATTGTTCATATAGCCACTGGATTCCTGTAAGTCATCCCCACCCTGGCTGCCAAAATTACGGAGCCCAAATAAGTTGA
Proteins encoded in this region:
- a CDS encoding alpha/beta hydrolase, encoding MKTRLLYFVQLLALSTLFVGTSSAQNRGVVWVHGLNSTSSEWSNWDNIFSAERQINTLNRSSYNTDIGVQSMANQVVNNYGANNRNIYFGHSMGGVVGRDIDVRFSNTFGGIVTAGSPFDGARISNAARSGEASNMIIDGIDRVLQGPSRQLGPVAFFIETFVVDVIVRFLDDTINLFGLRNFGSQGGDDLQESSGYMNNGIRNQQTSTAKIHIYGNEDGPTPWRLASQAIGNGDDDQFVSIVRTAGDVYEAAMWINYGIAVTSGIFTFGIAAIYPAWVGEGWSQGMNWWRYDSERNWNHLIGSDIPSTKTVCSMDINWQGFNNCMNQYAGTQATYEQYINCQNQNTYQNCYTYYASVNGQSDAFIKAPSQTGYNSSWSTGASTIEARGVNHLEMKKHPRMRDIYNEIFNGNHGGFFQTP